CTGTAAGGCTTCCACAAACCGGGGATGAAAGGCTTCCTCTGGGGAGTGCGGGGCATATTCCTTTCTCCACACTCGGAGTAGGTGGAGATAATCGGCAAGGATACGGAAGCAGCGGTTCTTTACTTCCTGAAACTGTTCCTCCGGGGATTTCTGCCGGGGCTTGGGCTTTTTTGCCTTTCCCGGCGGTTTCCAGTCCTCATAGGAAAGCCCGAAGTCCTGTGCCAGTTGTACGGCGGCTTCTTTCTTTCCCAGCCCATACAGGGCGGCGGCAAAATCAATCACATCCCCATCCGCACCGCAGCCGAAGCAGTGGTAACGCCGATCCAGCTTCATACTTGGGGTCTTATCGTTATGGAACGGACAGCAAGCCATCCCGTTCCTGTTTACATGGATTCCATAATGCTCCGCAGCCTGTCTTGTTGTGACGGACTGCTTCACAGCTTCAAATACATTCAAATCTATCCCTCCTTGAAAAAGGAAAAGCACCTGACATTCTCTGATTGAAAATGGCAAGTGCCTGTTAAAGTTCCATATCCTGTTGTTTGTGTTTCGTCTGTGCCGGTACAGTTCTTTGTGCTTTTTTCTCGTCAGCCTTATCCTGCAAGACTTCTTTGATAGGCTGTTTCTTGGGCTGCTCTTTGCTTTCTTCTGTGCCGGGGGTGGCTTTCCGTACCCAGTAGCGAATGTCCCGCAGCTTCTTCAAATCCTCCTGTACCTCGGTCAGCGGTGTTTTCAGGGCTGCAATTTCTTCCAGAAGCGTTTCCTGCTCCTCTTGCAGCTTCTTTTGGGTGCTGTCCTTATCGTCCGGGTGCTTGGCAAGGTAGGCGGCGGCTTTCGCATACCGGGCAACCTCCGGGTGTTCCTGGTTGAATTTCTCCTTTGTTTTCTTAAAAAATATCTTCTGGTACTTCTCATAGACAGGCTTACATTCCTTGCAGTCTGTCCGGGCAGAAAGCAGTCCGTCAATCACTTTGCTTCGGGCTTCCTTTGGCTTCATCTGACTGCGGTAATCTGCGGCTGATTTCCCGGAAGATTCCAGAAAGGCTTCCAAGTCCTCCACAGTGGAAAGCCCCTTTTGCCGGAGATAGGACAGGGCTTCGCTGACTGCCTTTAAGTCCTGTGAAGTCCCCCGATTTTGTCCAGCCCTCGTCCAGTCCTTCCGTTCTTCCTTTCGTATCTCCATATATTTCATCAGTAGATTGGGAAGAAGTGTCGCTTCCTCCGCCGCCTTTTGTGCAAGCAGTTCTTTCCGTTTTTCTCCCAGCTCGGTAATCCAGCCTTTGAGGTTTTGGATAAGCTGCCGGATGGACTTCATCAGGCGGTTGGCGGCTCTGATTTCCCGGTTCAGGTTGCCGATATTCGTCTGGATACCTCGCTTTTCCATCTGCCGGACAGCAGCACCCTCATGGACAGTAGGGATAATATCAAGCCCCTGTCTGGCATAGGAACGCAAGTCCACACGCTCCGGGCGATCATTGGCTTCCAGATAGCGGTTCTGGATGACCTCCCATTCATGCCGCCAGATTTCACAATACTTCTGGTCGTTCCAGTCCACCGTATCCTCCTTGTGGCTTTTCCACCTGCCGGATGGCAGCTTTATCCGTTCCCCGTTCTCGTCAAGGTCATAAACCTTGCGGCTCTTGGAAAGCCATTTCCCATGTTCGTCCATTGCCCTCATAGTGAGCAGGACATGGGCGTGAGGATTGTGTCCCGGCGGGTGGGGGTCATGGATGGCAAAGTCAGCAATCATGCCTTTGGAAACAAACTGTTGCTGGCAGAACTCCCGGACAAGGACAGCGTACTGGTCGGGCGGTATCTCTCTTGGAATGGTAAGCACCCACCGCCTTGCAAGCTGGGAGTTCCATTGTTTCTCCACAGCTTCGGCGGCGTTCCATAAAGTATTGCGGTCTGCATACTCCGGCGGGGCATTTGCCGGGAGCAGGATTTCATTGTGGACGATACCTCGCTTTTCTGGGTAGTGCTTCACTTCTTGGTCGTATTCACAGAACAGCTTTTTCGCCGCTCTGGTAGGCAGCGGCGGCAACCGCAGACTGCTGTTGGCTACGCTGAACAATCGAGATTTCGTTGTGTGGACAGGGCATTTCGTATCCCTCCTTTCTATGCTTGGTGGATGGGGTGGCGTTTTACCACCTCATTTTGGGCAGAAAAAAAGCAGGAGACCTTTTTCAGATTTCCTGCTCGGTGTGCCGCTGTGTAAGCGGCGGGTATTTAGTTGTGAAAGTTCGGGACAAGTTGACCCGATGTGTGTAGAATAACAAACTGGATTTATTTTTCTTTACATTTTATGCCGTAATTTCCCCTACTACCATTTTCGTAGCCCCTATATATTTCATATCTTTTTCCATTTATCTCCACTTCGTCATCGTTAATAAATGTATAAGACTTACCATTTTCTTCACAATACTTTGAAATTGCTTCCATAGTTTTTGCAAGAGTTGGGTAATTGGCACTATCCTCATAAGGAACCCAAAAAGCTTTTTTAAACATATAAAATACCTCCTTCTAATTTGTTAAGTAATCCACGAATTTTCAAAGCGTTATAAAATAATAGTATCATACAGCTTCGCAAAAATCCACTTATAACTTCAAACTTGTCGGCTGGGAACAGCTTGCAACGCAAGGTGTCCCCAGATGGCAAGTCCACAAAAGGGTAGCTGGTGGTAGCCAGCGCAGGGGAAGCGTAGCGTCCCCTGTATGATTTGGAGCAGACCATGACTGCGGAAAATCACAGCCCTCCGGCGAGGAGCCTTCGGAGAACGCAATGCACCAACCTCTGGGTGGTGTATAATTGCGCCCTTAGTAAACTAAGGGGTTTCTG
Above is a window of Oscillospiraceae bacterium NTUH-002-81 DNA encoding:
- a CDS encoding DUF4318 domain-containing protein, which encodes MFKKAFWVPYEDSANYPTLAKTMEAISKYCEENGKSYTFINDDEVEINGKRYEIYRGYENGSRGNYGIKCKEK
- a CDS encoding CHC2 zinc finger domain-containing protein produces the protein MNVFEAVKQSVTTRQAAEHYGIHVNRNGMACCPFHNDKTPSMKLDRRYHCFGCGADGDVIDFAAALYGLGKKEAAVQLAQDFGLSYEDWKPPGKAKKPKPRQKSPEEQFQEVKNRCFRILADYLHLLRVWRKEYAPHSPEEAFHPRFVEALQKQAQVEYLLDVLLFGETEEKAALITDYGKDVIQLEQRMAELAAADAARTKKHHERHAAATER